Proteins from a single region of Dyadobacter fanqingshengii:
- a CDS encoding nuclear transport factor 2 family protein has product MKLNVNKTITRILTCLMLSAGLMLGSQGAFAQAENSAEQKIIALSKTKWQWMADKNADSLAALFDEKAVFVHMGGSWGKQQEVNIIKSGGIHYKKADIHKVSVNIIGSTAILLNRITLLAVVGGREVTNEFEVTEVYVQQKEGWKLGSLSFTKVGG; this is encoded by the coding sequence ATGAAATTGAACGTAAATAAAACAATCACCAGAATCCTTACCTGCCTGATGCTTTCAGCAGGCTTGATGCTAGGATCTCAGGGAGCATTCGCGCAAGCTGAAAATAGCGCCGAGCAGAAGATCATTGCACTTTCTAAAACGAAATGGCAATGGATGGCAGACAAAAATGCAGACTCGCTGGCTGCGCTTTTTGACGAAAAGGCCGTTTTTGTTCACATGGGAGGATCCTGGGGCAAACAACAAGAAGTCAATATCATCAAGTCGGGAGGCATTCATTACAAAAAGGCAGATATCCATAAGGTATCTGTAAACATCATTGGATCAACGGCTATCCTTTTAAACAGGATCACACTTTTAGCTGTCGTTGGCGGCCGGGAGGTCACCAATGAATTTGAAGTGACGGAAGTGTATGTGCAGCAAAAAGAAGGTTGGAAACTAGGGTCACTCTCATTTACCAAAGTGGGGGGATAA
- a CDS encoding nuclear transport factor 2 family protein, which translates to MQSHSFFKSVLASTLLALCLVIVDTKSSRAQSAAGPEQQIIDLSKKKWQWMADKNVDELAKLFDDKAKFVHMSGTWKKDEELEIIKTGSIWYKKADVKDVAVEIVGNTAIIWSRITLSAMVRGNEANTEFTVTEVYTKQANDWKMLALTFSSVRDTHVIKH; encoded by the coding sequence CTGTTCTGGCATCTACTTTACTAGCGCTATGCCTCGTAATAGTTGATACAAAATCGTCACGGGCACAAAGTGCTGCCGGGCCGGAGCAGCAAATCATTGACCTCTCAAAAAAGAAGTGGCAATGGATGGCTGATAAGAACGTGGACGAGCTGGCCAAACTCTTTGATGACAAAGCAAAATTTGTCCATATGAGTGGCACCTGGAAAAAAGACGAAGAGCTGGAAATCATCAAGACCGGAAGCATCTGGTATAAAAAAGCAGACGTCAAAGATGTTGCTGTCGAGATTGTGGGTAACACGGCAATTATTTGGAGCCGGATTACACTCTCAGCGATGGTAAGGGGCAATGAAGCAAATACAGAGTTCACTGTTACAGAGGTTTATACAAAACAGGCCAATGATTGGAAAATGCTGGCGCTCACATTCAGCAGCGTGCGCGATACGCATGTTATCAAACATTAA